Proteins encoded by one window of Panicum virgatum strain AP13 chromosome 7N, P.virgatum_v5, whole genome shotgun sequence:
- the LOC120682343 gene encoding protein disulfide isomerase-like 5-2 produces the protein MATRVLPPTLLPLLLLLLLLPLSARATAAAGEEFPRDGRVIDLDESNFEAALGAIDFLFVDFYAPWCGHCKRLAPELDEAAPVLAGLSEPIVVAKVNADKYRKLGSKYGVDGFPTLMLFIHGVPIEHTGSRKADQLVRNLKKFVAPDVSILESDTAIKNFVENAGTSFPMFLGFGVNESLIAEYGRKYKKRAWFAVAKDFSEDIMVAYDFDKVPALVAIHPKYREQSLFYGPFEGNFLEDFVRQSLLPLVVPINTETLKMLNDDERKVVLIILEDDSDENSTQLVQVLKSAANANRDLVFGYVGIKQWDEFVETFDVSKSSQLPKLLVWDRNEEYELVDGSERLEEGDHASQISQFLEGYRAGRTTKKKVSGPSFMGFLNSLVSMNSLYILIFVIALLVVMVYFAGQDDTPQPRRVHEE, from the exons ATGGCGACTCGAGTCCTGCCGCCGACGCtgcttcctctcctcctcctcctcctgctgctcccgctctcagcccgcgccaccgccgccgcgggcgaggaGTTCCCGCGCGATGGGCGGGTGATCGACCTGGACGAGAGCAACTTCGAGGCAGCCCTTGGCGCCATCGACTTCCTCTTCGTCGACTTCTACGCCCCGTGGTGCGGCCACTGCAAGCGCCTCGCGCCCGAG TTAGATGAAGCTGCGCCAGTGTTGGCAGGGTTGAGTGAGCCCATCGTAGTTGCCAAAGTAAACGCTGACAAATACAGGAAACTTGGATCAAAATATGGAGTAGA TGGGTTCCCTACCCTGATGCTTTTTATCCACGGTGTCCCAATTGAACACACTGGTTCAAGGAAAGCTGACCAGCTTGTCCGCAATCTGAAGAAGTTTGTTGCGCCAGATGTTTCTATCCTTGAGTCAGACACTGCGATAAAGAACTTTGTTGAGAATGCTGGTACAAGCTTTCCTATGTTCCTTGGTTTTGGGGTGAATGAGTCGCTGATTGCTGAGTATGGAAGGAAATACAAGAAAAGAGCTTGGTTTGCTGTTGCAAAAGATTTCTCCGAGGACATCATGGTGGCCTATGATTTTGATAAGGTTCCAGCACTAGTTGCAATACATCCGAAGTATAGGGAACAAAGTTTATTCTACGGCCCATTTGAAG gaaatttcttggaagattTTGTACGACAATCCCTGCTCCCTTTGGTTGTCCCAATCAATACAGAGACACTAAAAATGCTGAATGATGATGAGAGGAAAGTTGTTCTTATAATTTTAGAGGATGATTCAGATGAAAATTCTACACAACTGGTACAAGTCTTGAAATCTGCTGCTAATGCGAACCGTGATTTGGTGTTTGGATATGTTGGAATCAAGCAatgggatgagtttgtggagACTTTTGACGTTTCCAAGAGCTCACAGCTGCCAAAGTTGCTGGTGTGGGATAGAAACGAGGAGTATGAGCTA GTGGATGGTTCAGAGAGATTAGAAGAAGGTGACCATGCATCCCAAATAAGCCAATTCCTGGAGGGATACAGAGCAGGAAGAACCACAAAGAAGAAAGTCAGTGGTCCTTCTTTCATGGGTTTCCTGAATTCTCTGGTCAGCATGAATTCGCTGTACATCCTTATATTTGTCATTGCCCTTCTGGTTGTCATGGTGTACTTTGCTGGGCAAGATGATACTCCTCAGCCAAGACGAGTTCATGAAGAGTGA